A DNA window from Plasmodium brasilianum strain Bolivian I chromosome 12, whole genome shotgun sequence contains the following coding sequences:
- a CDS encoding SNARE protein produces MNDFSSTLPNNERSNKIALYAILIYKYDASEPIFLSASMDLTSFPFFHRSSLKEHIFFHSRLVCSRTPKGNREIIELESGIGHLHIYTSKENNISVLVLSTKAYPLRIAFGLIDNTQKLFRQKCRGKYENITQDLKEDMLFHEELNELLKKYQNPSEADKLSRVQKDLDEVKDVMLKNIEDLLQRGEKLDDLMKKSQDLSNSSYQFYRQAKKNNQCCKLY; encoded by the exons ATGAATGATTTTTCAAGCACTCTTCCAAATAATGAAAGATCAAATAAAATTGCTTTATACGCAATATTAATTTACAAATACGATGCATCAGAACCCATTTTTTTGTCCGCATCGATGGACTTAACGTCATTCCCCTTTTTTCACAGATCTTCATTAAAAGAGCATATATTCTTTCATTCTAGATTAGTATGTAGTAGAACACCCAAAGGTAACAGAGAAATTATTGAATTAGAGTCGGGCATTGggcatttacatatatatacaagtaaagaaaataatattagtgTATTAGTATTATCAACAAAGGCATACCCTTTAAGAATTGCTTTTGGGTTAATAGACAATACTCAGAAATTATTTAGACAAAAATGTAGAGGGAAATATGAAAACATTACTCAAGATTTAAAAGAAGATATGTTATTTCATGAGGAATTAAAtgaattgttaaaaaaatatcaaaaccCATCAGAAGCAGATAAATTATCAAGAGTGCAAAAAGATCTTGATGAAGTTAAGGATGTCAtgcttaaaaatattgaagaCTTATTACAAAGAGGAGAAAAATTAGATGACCTTATGAAAAAAAGCCAAGATCTTTCCAATTCGTCATATCAATTTTATAG acaAGCCAAAAAGAATAATCAGTGCTGTAAGTTATACTGA
- a CDS encoding hypothetical protein (conserved Plasmodium protein), whose protein sequence is MMNGYLRYTISFYVFNCFSFEKDLMKFWKDTNLLPTEDIVIISLKNAFDKGILQNVRTEVERHANRNRNGTYKFVDINYDFEKYAILVMVRGKLHKDMSDVYYKHVNMYTKKTYGETYTNMMKCYFDNFMRTKMKKHSTEEEKKEDEKGGNDKNGNEKKGQVMIVRNAHNSEFPISYKVANPKNKILQIKINGITYMNSLNRYFEIDQENKRLRNYLPNVEDKKKGDEYDEQPPRTFSSGGSNRGSSSDGSNSGNSSETDSRVAKKSPVTQGGSSIVRGKHVCERVEASQYDDNCVSCLTFTIKKVSFCVCISNMDIYKYLDRVDYYKYIFHNYEKKREDRGGNIHLNYMKYFVDNYLLYCKQVYNYLLNKIIFETKNEDIYLFNIDIIILLGFDKYVLFNYKKGNIFNDDSLFFDRNIIIMNQHKINYLQKRRYFTLTMRKRKEKRICVGFRVSCELFMHSNDTASVKGSAGLADDITDNVDEGGKFFYKPFNQVERKNKNINVTVDPQIINFHSIRTHQMYQTSFELFYDYKEKDMHISNTDSSKCSNVGDVVNCDYYKDCGGEGLCRKKEVGRLHVKKISTSRKKSCKYDGNEKGGVYEVQNNKEEREKRDEERIDERSDERIDKRSDERSEKQREEKKKNFNYVRNVLDVDQVRENRWLSSTTNKKKGVSNEKDFSKSGELSLEKVVEVRNVFQKNISNYSPHGSVFKNSEECCYKSKSNSFDDCNDYYTTLNTHSSGTMNIDDFPLSDGGSQGNVDTLYFSILCFDAKNNSTIPVNLYSYMHLKKNSIFKYLEENIRFKKEDIIKEKKEGNKSSSIYNEANFDILRCIYVYPYKGILKKNSKKKIFLNLYVEHFIKSEMANQTFVLIIRVHNFAKDIFLTFNYCLKNTIIGLLIRDSATHTGDGTAIIGDDPVNSRNDDSKNNYDSANNDKIQMKPILPANFTKFVFFLFFILDNYQRDVSNYDEGKEIDDVFYFFRLSNLNNCHLIYYISPNLDSNNGNGNGNCNFNYPWKKNFFYGKYYEENIPGGVSSLNKKRFQNGEEKNVYIPDEINYVIGKLKNSEKIEKIISIEAILLLCEELFHVLNKTMIYSNILVSIKTIYNNCNLNENMKIAGPSPLPAFPHVDGV, encoded by the exons atgatgaatggATACTTGAGGTACACAATTtccttttatgtttttaactGTTTTTCGTTTGAAAAAGATCTAATGAAATTTTGGAAAGACACAAATTTACTCCCAACAGAAGATATTGTCATAATCAG tttgaAAAATGCGTTTGACAAGGGGATACTGCAGAATGTGCGAACAGAGGTAGAAAGACATGCTAACAGAAACAGAAACGGTACGTACAAATTTGttgatataaattatgattttgaaaaatatgctATCCTCGTTATGGTAAGAGGGAAACTGCACAAGGATATGAGTGATGTGTACTACAAGCATgttaatatgtatacaaagAAGACCTATGGGGAAACATATACAAACATGATGAAGTGCTACTTTGATAACTTCATGCGAACTAAAATGAAGAAGCACAGTACAGAGGAAGAGAAAAAGGAAGACGAAAAAGGAGGGAATGATAAGAATgggaatgaaaaaaaaggccAAGTAATGATTGTGCGGAATGCACACAACAGTGAGTTTCCTATCTCCTATAAAGTAGCTAAtccaaaaaacaaaattttacaGATTAAGATTAACGGTATCACATATATGAATTCTTTAAATAGATATTTCGAAATAGACCAAGAGAATAAAAGATTAAGGAACTACCTCCCAAATGTCGAGGACAAGAAAAAAGGAGACGAGTATGATGAACAGCCCCCTCGCACTTTTAGCAGCGGTGGGAGTAACCGCGGAAGTAGCAGTGATGGGAGTAACAGCGGAAATAGCAGTGAAACTGATAGTAGAGTGGCGAAGAAAAGTCCAGTAACTCAAGGCGGCAGTTCGATTGTAAGGGGAAAGCATGTGTGTGAAAGGGTTGAGGCGAGCCAGTACGACGACAACTGTGTGAGCTGCTTAACCTTTACGATTAAGAAGGTTAGCTTTTGTGTTTGTATATCTAACATGGacatttacaaatatttagaTAGAGTAGACTATTAcaagtatatatttcataattatgagaaaaaaagagaagacaGGGGAGGAAACATACACcttaattatatgaaatatttcgTAGATAACTATCTGTTGTACTGTAAACAGGTGTACAATTATCTTTTGAACAAAATAATctttgaaacaaaaaatgaagacatctatttgtttaatatagACATTATTATTCTTCTAGGGTTTGacaaatatgttttatttaattacaaaaagggcaatatatttaatgatgattctctattttttgataggaatattattataatgaatcaacataaaataaattatttgcaGAAGAGGagatattttactttaacgATGAGAAAgcggaaagaaaaaagaatttgtGTTGGTTTTAGGGTTTCCTGTGAACTATTCATGCATTCGAATGATACAGCGAGTGTCAAGGGTTCTGCAGGTTTAGCAGATGATATAACCGACAATGTTGACGAAGggggaaaatttttttacaaaccATTTAACCAAGTCGAacggaaaaataaaaacatcaACGTTACGGTTGACCCCCAGataattaattttcattcAATCCGAACACATCAGATGTATCAAACAAGTTTTGAGCTTTTTTATGATTACAAGGAAAAAGATATGCACATTAGTAACACCGACTCTTCAAAATGCAGTAATGTCGGAGATGTGGTTAACTGCGACTACTACAAGGACTGCGGTGGGGAGGGTCTTTGCAGAAAGAAAGAAGTGGGTAGGTTGCATGTAAAGAAAATTTCAACAAGTAGGAAGAAGAGCTGTAAATATGATGGGAATGAAAAGGGGGGAGTATATGAGGTACAGAATAATAAAGAAGAGAGAGAAAAACGAGACGAAGAACGAATCGACGAACGAAGCGACGAACGAATCGACAAACGAAGCGACGAACGAAGCGAAAAACAAagagaggaaaaaaaaaaaaattttaactacGTACGAAATGTTTTGGACGTAGACCAAGTGAGGGAGAACAGATGGCTCTCTTCCACAaccaacaaaaaaaaaggtgttTCCAACGAAAAAGATTTCTCCAAAAGTGGCGAACTTTCTCTCGAAAAGGTGGTAGAGGTAAGGAAtgtatttcaaaaaaatatctcAAACTATTCCCCTCATGGAAGTGTTTTCAAAAATTCGGAAGAATGTtgttataaaagtaaaagtaaTAGTTTTGATGACTGTAATGACTACTATACAACATTAAACACCCATAGTAGTGGTACCATGAATATAGATGATTTCCCCTTAAGTGATGGAGGTAGCCAAGGAAATGTAGACACACTATACTTTTCTATATTATGTTTTGACGCAAAAAACAATTCGACAATTCCAGTTAACTTATACTCATATATGcacctaaaaaaaaattccatttttaaatatctaGAGGAAAATATtcgttttaaaaaagaagatataataaaagaaaagaaagaaggtAATAAATCCTCATCCATATATAATGAAGcaaattttgatatattaagatgtatttatgtatatccTTATAAAGgcatactaaaaaaaaatagcaaaaaaaaaatatttttaaatttatatgtggAACACTTTATAAAATCAGAAATGGCTAATCAGacttttgttttaataatcAGGGTCCACAATTTTGCAAAGGACATATTTTTAACGTTTAAttattgtttaaaaaatacgaTAATTGGTTTGCTTATTCGGGATAGTGCTACTCACACGGGGGATGGCACAGCTATCATTGGTGATGACCCTGTTAACAGTCGAAATGACGATAGTAAAAATAACTATGATAGTGCTAATAACGATAAAATCCAAATGAAACCCATCCTACCTGCTAATTTTACCaagtttgttttttttttattttttatcctaGATAATTATCAGAGGGATGTATCAAATTACGACGAAGGAAAAGAAATCGATGAcgtcttttactttttccgATTATCTAATTTAAACAATTGCCAcctcatttattatattagtCCTAATTTGGATAGCAACAATGGGAATGGGAATGGAAATTGCAATTTCAATTACCCATGGaagaagaattttttttacggAAAATACTATGAAGAGAATATACCTGGGGGGGTTTCAtctttgaataaaaaaaggttCCAAAATGGGGAAgagaaaaatgtatatataccagatgaaataaattatgtaattggaaaattaaaaaacagtGAAAAGATTGAAAAAATCATATCAATTGAAGCAATTTTGCTATTATGCGAAGAACTATTTCACGTTTTGAATAAGACCATGATCTATTCAAACATTCTTGTTTCCATAAAAACTATATACAACAATTGTAAccttaatgaaaatatgaaaat CGCTGGACCTAGCCCATTACCTGCTTTTCCACATGTAGACGGCGTTTAA